GCACTAGGAGTCTCGGCCAAGTCGAACCCGCCGGTCTCCGACGAGCTCTCGTATAACTGGACCAATGCTATGTTCTCTTGGCAGAGAACAGCTTTTCACTTTCAACCGGAACGGAATTGGATGAATGGTAGGTACAAAGTACAACCCAGCACGGCTAGGTTTCTTTCACTTTTCTATTCAATGATTGATTCGCTTTCCATAAGCGAcatgaatccaaattctataattagttattttgattttgtttttggtcatGTTTTACTGTTACTAATCACAATTTATTGTCTTGTTTCATCCATCTTCGCTGTGGGGGAATGTGGCTTTGCTCTACTTCAGATCCTAATGGTAAGTTTCCTTACTTGGCTTCTTTCATTAGAGCACAATAATAAACCCCATTATTACTGCTTCTGCTTTGGGAAGTTCTAGAACAGTGCAAATAGCGAGACAAATTGAATATTCATGAGCAATTATTTTGCATTCACAAAAATTTGTGGTGGGTATTTAtgataatataatatatagtaTATATGTCCATCTTTAGATCAAATCTAAAAAGAGAGTCGTTTTTGCACAGTTGTAACAATTAGAAAATTTGTAGTCaatcaaaatataaattagATACTATACATTAAGTCATAGtagtcattttctttttctccattTGATGGTGGAAGTCCATACTCaactaattttgaattttctcTATGATAAAaattgttttttattattattcaaaaaaaaaaaatttaccaagAATTAGTCAACCACGGCACCAAATACTTTTCTTTGTTGTTactaaaagaataaaaaaaattatattattgTTATATGTTATATGTGGAATGGAAATCCAGCAGAGGACTATTGCTTTATGAGTTGTGGACCAATCAAGAGCCACAACCGTTCCGGCCCGGCCCAGCATCATGATTAGGTGTTGTACCTGGATTTAGTCCGGGCCCACCTTAACACAGCTACTTGTCAATCATCCCTTGCCATTTGGCACCAAAATCCCCATAAAATCGGTGATAGTGATTTAACAGATATGGATTTTTGAACATGTGATTTTAGATTTGTCATGTGCTCATCCCCCAACCGTACATCCCACCCACCATTCAATTTGTGACAGAGTTAGGTGTCTCTGGGCCCATCATAATCCATAAATCACATATTACACATGATCTTACTTAACCTTTTTCATGAAACTTAATcagtgttttttttattttgtaggtCCATTGTTTTACAAGGGTTGGTATCACCTGTTCTACCAATACAATCCGGACTCAGCCATATGGGGCAACATCACGTGGGGCCACGCCGTATCGACGGACCTGATCCACTGGCTATACCTCCCCCTCGCAATGGTCGCCGATCAATGGTACGATGCGAATGGCGTGTGGAGCGGGTCCGCCACGCTTCTCCCCGACGGTCAGATCGTAATGTTGTACACGGGGGACACCGTCGATGCTGTTCAAGTGGTGTGCCTTGCGCACCCGGCCAACCTCTCTGATCCCTTACTCATAGATTGGGTCAAGTACTCGGGTAACCCGGTGTTGACTCCTCCGCCCGGCATTTTAACCACCGATTTCCGTGACCCCACCACAGCTTGGACCGGACCGGACGGCAAGTGGCGCATTACTATTGGCTCAAAGGTCAATACAACCGGTATTTCCTTTGTGTACCACACAGAGGATTTCAAAACCTACAATATGTCGAAGGGGGTCTTGCATGCTGTTCCGGGTACGGGTATGTGGGAGTGCATTGACTTTTACCCGGTTGTCATAAACGGGTCGAAGGGTGTGGAAACGTCCGTGAATAACCCGAGCGTCAAGCATGTCCTGAAGGCGAGCTTGGACGACACAAAAGTGGATCACTATGCACTTGGGACTTATTTTGAGGAGAATGAAACATGGGTACCCGATAACCCGGCTCTTGATGTGGGTATTGGGTTGAAGTATGACTATGGAAGATACTATGCATCAAAGACATTTTATGACCAGAACAAGGAGAGAAGGATCCTGTGGGGTTGGATCAATGAGACTGATACCGAATCTGATGACTTGGCAAAAGGTTGGGCATCTGTTCAGGTATGATTTCTTTTATCCTAACATTATTTGTACCATATTTAGTTATTTGCTGATAAAATTGTGGATCACATTCTAACAAATAAATATTACAGACTATTCCGAGGACTGTGTTGTTTGACAATAAAACCGGCACCAATTTGATCCAATGGCCGGTGGAAGAGATCGAGGAGTTGAGATTGAACAATACCGACTTCAGTGATGTTCTAGTTGAAGCAGGAACAGTTGTTGAGCTAGATATTGGAACAGCTACACAGGTTAGTTTGTCTAGTAAACTTGGCTACATATGCAATTTTGTCACATAATCAATCATATTGACTCACCTAACTTTTCTATTGTTGATATTCAGTTGGACATTTTAGTGGAGTTTGAAGTAGAACCGTTGGAATCATCAGAGACTGTGAATAGCAGTGtaggttgtggtggtggtgctgTAGATAGAGGCACGTTTGGACCATTTGGTATTCTGGTCATTGCAGATGAGACTCTTACTGAGCTAACCCCTATCTATTTCAACCTCGCCAATTCAACTGAAGGGGACGTCACAACTTATTTCTGCGCAGACGAAAGAAGGTTTGCATCTCCGAATTCATCAACGTTTTAGGATTTTAAGATTTTAAGAAATTGCTAAATTGTTATGTGTTCTGATGTAAGTTGCTTATCAATGTAGGTCATCTAAGGCTCCTGATGTCTTCAAACAAGTTTATGGAAGTGAAGTTCCTGTGTTGGATGGTGAAAAACACTTCGCAAGAGTGTTGGTGCGTATCTTGATCTCCCTAACAAGTTTATATGTTCTTTTTAGTATATACGAGTGCCAAATAGTCAAACATTTCAGGTTGTCGACTTAAACTAATTTGTCGGGTGTTGAATGTTTGCAGGTTGATCATTCAATTGTAGAGAGCTTTGCGCAAGGAGGTAGGACGGTGATTACATCACGAGTTTATCCAACAGAAGCAATCTACGGAGCAGCAAGGCTATTTTTGTTCAACAATGCAACAGGTCTAAATGTTAAGGCCACCCTCAAGATTTGGCAGCTAAACTCAGCTTTCATTCACCCTTTCCCATTAGACCAGATTCAATAAGAGTACAATTTTTGTAGTGAAGCCAGTTGAATTGAATCTCTGTTGTAACAATTTCCCTCCGTCATTAGGAGCATTAATTCACCGAGATTtgtctgccaaggaatgaaaaattttcttgcAAACGAGTGTAGAATGTGGTTTGTAATATTCTTTGGTTGCCCATTCAGTATGTAACTAGGGTATATCTgtttgttttggacttttttggTTCAAAGGAATAATCATCTTgaaaatgaaatataaattttgccTATTGGAATACCTCGTCTCTGCTGCATTAGTCCACTGAACTAAATTTCTtcatggtttttgtttttggccaTGAAAATTTCTTCATGGTTTCTATGTCCTGTAAGATCCTCTTTCTGATCTATTAGCCCATCGAACCATTTCATTCCGTCATAGGCATGAGAGTGTGAGGAAAGGAGATTGGTGACCAATGACCACATGATCAAGTTCTAGGTGCCTACGGGACGATTATAACGCAAATTAACTCAAGAGTTTCATATGTTACTTTTTTGTTCATTACACTTTCAAAATTCTTATTATGATTGCCCCTTATTGGTTGTTCACGGCTTTCGTTATCCTACAACTTCCTATATCAATCTCTTATGACACATTCTTCGTACAAAGATAGAAATTAACGAGAAGGAATACTGATTTGTGCGCTGGTGTATTTCATTCCAAGAACATTCTCATCTTCGGCAACTGGATTACCTATTACGTTGGGCTATAGGAACTCCTAAGGGCCCAAATTGAAGGCAGCTCGGGTTGTTTTCTATTGCCTTGAGAGTTGAGCAATAAACTTCCGACGGCCCAAATTATGGAAAAACTCACCGGCAAAAGTAAATTTCTGTGTATTTATTCCATTGTTTTGTGGTGCATACAATTTTAAGCTGAAGCCCAACAAATAACATGAATTAAATGAGCAtgtcaatatttagctaagggcaACTCTAATCATTGACAtcatttgggggtgctattctcattttagcacctCATTTATATTACTTAATTCTCATCTACAACCATGAGGTGCTATATGGGGGTGCTATTTTCATTATTCTtgattaaaatataatatgagtataattttaatgaatattatattaaaaatatgttaatttaattaaataagttaaaaatatatataatttaacattttaacataatatttaaaaattattcttattatttaatgaattaaaaaaatgttttaatatttttttgtcGGCATATGTTAGCACATATGACAAAGAATCTAACTATTtagaagatattttgatgttttgtgtcGGCATATATGCCAAACAGCCGAATTTCGATGTGATTTCAATGCCAAGTGTCAATCTCTAATTGGCAGTCCAAATTACGGTTGAGTCTTTGCCCGCCACGTGTCATATCTTATATAATGATATGAACTCAAACCGTCCATAAATATGGGGTCATTGTCATCCTCatctctcacaaattcacaaacacttctcatatccaaatactttcttttctgttttgattttgtcaaaccaTTTCTGCAATTAATCGTTTGGCGCCACTTCATACATGCCggacttattttcttccaacgAGCGTGGCAACTAGAATGTGTTCTATCCATGCAATCGGCTGATTTGTGAGCATTGTACTCCTCCACCACACAACTCCACAATAAGTCCGACTTTTGATCTTTTCCGACGCAACCATCACCCCCAACGGTGATCCAAGCTTGGCAaagaataacttcttcattgtgcCTCCAAGAATCCCCTCTTGCAGCCATTTTttccaagacaaaaaaaaaaaaaggatgatatatttaagaacaagaagatgggttaatgaatggaaaattgtgaaggagatggaggatatttggtgtgaggaaatagaaaagaacaggtaggtatttatagaatttcctacaatttactgttccaacgggtatatttttttccctcaattttctggtaatttttttatttttttttggaacaaaaaggaaataataacCCTTCAATTAATAAGAGCCGTTGATCACTtttttccaaaaaatctgaGCCATTGGATTAAAAATAGATCCATTTCagtcaaaaaaaataaaaacaaattaacCCAACATCTGACCGTCCATATTCAAAATGGTTTGATCAGAGCCCTTCAGTTTGATGACCGTTGGGGGTTCCAACGGTCGGCAGGGGACAAAACGCAGCTCTAGTGGGGCCCGTGAACCAGACTTCATCAGGCCCTTCTCTTTCTCCAGCGCATACGCGCGCGTTCTCTTTCTACCTTCCCCTGACGCGCGTGTCTCCTTCAAGCCCAGCTCCAGGCGAGTCTCTTCGTCTGTTGGGCTGAGACAGCCCACTTGGTGGCCCCGTAGCTATAGTGACGAGTTATGGTCTTGAAAAAGTCACATATTTGAGACTTGGGATGAGCCCAAGTCCTATAAATTTAGGACCAACACCCCCCAAAAACCATGGTTGTAGATGAGAAGTCCTATAATTCTCCCAAATCTGGGTTTGAAccccatggttggagttgccctaagcTAGAAGTTATAACATCATTAGCCAAACCCTTGCAACTTGCAAGTTATAATGGGGAGGAGTACGTAGAAAGGGAATGGAAAACCTATAGTCATTGTCATCATAAGGTCGGCAGCATAATTTTATCTGTATGGAAATGGGTAAGAAGACACTCAAATTAACTAGCTAGTTGCAGCGGTTAATAATACCGAAGAGGGATGAACGGCCATGAACGATTCTTAGCCAAACAGATAGTAGTAAGAGTATCACCGTACATACTACTTCTATATGTCTAGTTCTCTAAAACACCCCATTGTTGAACTTCTAGTACGATGCTATTATGCTAATGCCAAATGTGCTAACCATTCTGAAAATGTGTATTTATTCCATTTCATCTTTAAATCCCCTTATATTCTGCTAATCAGTGGCGGATCCATGCATAGACTAGGACGGGCTTGAGCCCGTCTGAGATTTtgaagcccaaaaaaaaaaaatatagatgtatgcatttttttttaattggagtTTGTCCAGCCCGCAGTAGACGACCCGAACTAACTCCCCACTCCACTCATCGACATCGACTATAGGTCACCTCTCATCTGCAGTGAATCGTCTAtcgtctctcactctctcacagAGTCACAGTCTCTGAGTCTCACTCAGTCACTCTCTCccacttcctcctcctctcgtCGCCTGCGGCTCAGCCAACTCTCCCGACTCCACTAGTCCACTCATCGACTACGGGTCTACGGCAATCGTCTCTCACAGTCTTACTCTCTCccacttcctcctcctctcgccGCCTGTGGCTCAGCCGGTTCTCCCTTCTCCACTTATCTCAGAGAGTCAGAGATCAACTGATGAACTGATCAAGTTCAATTTTGtaagttcaattttgtttaattgaatcaatccaatttggggcaatttttagggttaaggattgatgtgaaattcaatttcgtAGGTTGTATTGGATATTTGGATTGAAGCTTTCGtggattgaagaatgaaggttgCAGACTGGAAATCAGGTAGGCTGTAGTCAAGATGATTCGTCTTGTGAAGGATTCGTCTTCAGTTTCAATTTCTTGGAATTTGAGTTAGATTTGTGGGCTGATTCGGTGACTTAAAGATTTGCACCTTTTCTACTTCAAGATTCGCTGCTTTCTTGGGGTTTCTCtgttttaatttcttgttcATGTGTGCATCTATGTATGATCTTCTGCAGGATGCCAGGATGGAAGTACTTCTGGTCTTCTGGACTCTATTATTAGAGTAGCTACAATCTAATGCTTTCCAaggtacttttttcttttctttcattgtgCATATAAATTTGTGGCTTATATTgtggcttttgtttttgttaaattagttattatgaaaagtagttaattcaaaattaatttcttaatttatagGTGTTAGAGACTTAGAGTAAAATGTCAAATCATGAGCCAAAACCGAAGCGATCAAAATTCATTGACACATGGTTTAAAAAAACAAATGTTGAGTCTTCAAGTTCAAATGTGGTTTCTGACTAGGTGATTGTTGATttagttttttagttttgtataGATATACATTTGAGGGGTAAGGCTCACTACGTCCCCCCTgactagctttttttttttaaattaataaaattctgtCGCACCATCTAGAttctccataatatatatatatatatatatataatttatttatttttgtttaagaaATTCAGCCCGTCCAAGGTTCCAAtcctgaatatatatatatatatatatatatatataatttatttttttttgtttaagaaatccAGCCTGTCCAAGGTTCCAATCTTGAATCCGCCACTACTGCTAATGCCAAATGTGCATGCCTCTCTCTATTCGATCCTTAACCTATATTTAAAACTCCCAATAGTCTAAAGTTTTCAAAAGTGATAAGGTGCATATTAGACTTTTAATTTGAATTAGAGATCCTCTTTAATTGGCTCCATCATTGCAGCCAAAACTGTTCATTAGCCCCAAAGATGCAGCCAGTTTATGCTTAATTTATGGATGATAGCCAATTCTGTTTGATGAATGGAAGCTCCCCTTTTCTTTGTCTTCAATCAGTGTTGTCATTTCTTTCTTATCCATAATCTTAatttacatatttttttctaCTGTCATTTCCTCCCTGTAACGATTTGTTGACTCCATATATTCTTGTTTTACCAAGACAGTTTGTCCTAAgagtttattttcaatatgcGAATTCCATATGGACATTAAGTATGAAGGTTCTGCACTTGTACTAGAAGTTTGAATCAAGCAACCGGCTTGATGCATGCAAGGATATCCCAatgaaaatcttgacagaaaatCTGTTATTGTCTGGTAAAGTTCGCTACACATGCAATTTTGTTACATAATCAATCACATTGACTCACCTAACTGCTTCTTTTCTATTGTTGATATTCAGTTGGACATTTTTGTGGAGTTTGAATTAGAATCGTTAGATTCATCAGACTGTGAATAGCAGTGtaggttgtggtggtggtgctgTAGATATATAGAAGCACATTTGGACCATTTGGTATTCCGGTCATTGCAGAGGAGACTCTTTCTTGGCTAACCCCTATTTAAACAGCTCGCCAATTCAACTGATGGGGATGTCACAACTTATTTTTGAGCAGACGAAAGGTCTGCACATATATGCTTATGAGAAATTGCTAAATTTGTATGTGTAGTGTTCTGATGTTGATGGAAGTTGCTTACCAATGCAGGTCATCTAAGGCTCCTGACGTATTCAAAAACGTTTATGGAAGTGAAGTTCCTGTGTGGATGGTGAAAACTACTTCGCGAGAGTATTGGTGTATCTTAATCTCCTTGACAAGtttatattttctctttttagtAATGAGAGCCAAATAGTCTAACATGTTAGGTTGTCGATCTAAACTAATTTGCCGGGTGTAGAATGTTTGCAGGTTGATCATTCAATTGTAGATAACTATGCACAAGGAGCAGGACGGTGTTTACATCACGGATTTTCCAACGGAAGCAATCTACGGAGCAGCGCGATTCTTTTTGTTCAACAATATTGCAACAGGAGTGAATGTTAAGGCCAGCCTCAAGATTTGGCAGCTAAACTCAGCTTTCATTCACCCTTTCCCATTAGACCAGATTCATTGAGAGTACATTTTTTTGTAGGGAAGCCAGTTGAATTGGATCTCTGTTGTAACAATTTTCGTAGCTCCTTCATTCGGATCGAGTTGCATTCACTGACATTTGTCTGCAAGGAATGACTAAAGAAATGTAAAATGTGCCCATTCAGTTTAATTGTAACTAGGGTATCCCCTTCGTTAAGCTTAGTTAGAGCTTCTCCATTAAGActagaatttttgtttttttggaagATAAATATTCTTTCAAAGAATAACATTTCGGATCCTCGTGATGGATGTGGAACACCTGCTCAGTACTCAAATTTAAGTCTTATTGCAACTAACTAAGAGACATTTTCTGAACTGGAATATAAAGTTCCTGCTGACTAAAGTCATCCTTAATCATTTACTTTCACCAAGCCAATTACCCCCCTGTTGTATGCTACCTTGTATTAGAACACAGCACAgagattgaaaattgaaacaggAGTTTGAAtatagggtgcggctattgccactctactattttcttagttcaccctacaaacatttaaattatagaaagactatattatccaagtacaaaatgactaataagtacactgattttctaaaatccaaatctgtaagaaaaataaatagataactaattaattaaatacaaaaactaCTTAATTCCTCATTGGATAACAATAATCTTCATATTCTccattcaaatttgaatttattactatttttttcatttttgttgcatcctcatcgttaattcgtcattcaattcacaaaactattaacgttaacttcatcaaaatctttcaAGTACCCTTTGTGAACAACAAAagtaaaatttaaaacacgaaaaaaaatcaatcttttttttttattgctcttagttgttaacttactaaCCTTTTGACATAGATTAAAATAGAGGAACatctaaacaaaacaaaaaaaaatacttagaAAACTTGAATATATTTTAGtgtttttattggtataaattaaataagagatttttcttaaaaaaaatatttttttaattggatatatcATATAAGGATActcttggaaagagaaatgggttagataagtaattttaataattgaaattaaaatgtagggtgtaatgagtaagtagggtgaacaaagaaaatagtatggtggcaatagccgcacccttgaATATATGGCATGCAAgtacaaaaattacaaaaagtTGTGCTTTGGACCAATTACAAGCCAACGAAAggtgaataaatttttttttttttttttactttgtcaatagGAACCTAAAGGCTTCTTAGGCCCAAAATAAACTCTTTTAGCGCATGACTTTGTCAATAGGAACCTAAAGGCTTCTTAGGCCCAAGAAAAACTCTTTtagcgcatgtgaaatgctctaactgtgcattgcagcacagtgtttgaccactttgacagattcgaggttcgaacctaggttggggagcacatcCAACTAGGTAAGAATCACTAGGCCACGTGTAGTGGTTGAAAGGTGAATAAATTGACTAATGATCAcccaaataaatataaaaaagcaATCAATCAACTTGCTCCCAAAACTAATGTAATGCGGCAGAACGCCCTCAAATCTAGCTAAGAATTGCCACTTTGGTTGGAATGGAAAAGAAGTCCTCTTGTCTGCCTGTAGCAACATATATACAACCTCCGATCTGCTTTATTTAGTTCGTCCTCCGATGTCATCCTGGTAGTTTGACTTTTACTTTTAACTGATGCAGTCGGACAGTAGTCTTCTTCTGCTGGTTCAACATCCTCACAACCTctgaattttaaaataaaataacaatcaGCAGAGACTCAAATAATTCATCAGACAAATAGAATCCCGATGTATCAATATGACAAGAGGAACAGAATTAAAACAAGCACATGTGTGGGGTAACTTACGGTGTAAAGCTGAAGTTAACTTCGAAAAGGCCACTGCCCATCAAGTCGACTTGAAAAATAGATGAACTTAGGGTTCTGATTTCTGTTCCTCGTCCTTCACGGAGGATTCGAAATGTAGTGATACAAAGATATTGATGCTCAATAGAATATTCGTTCCGGCCTGTCTGTACAAGACAAAAGTCCAGCCTCCCCAAATGAACCAAATTCTGAGTTATCTGCTCCCCAATCAGGAATGGTGGCTTCGAGGCATTCCTTACTTGCAAAGGCAAGGGAGTGCCTAGGAAACAATTATCATCTGAATCCCGCCAAAAAGAGAATGCTAAAACTTGATTCAGAGTAAAAGATAGGGAATATATAGTGTCGTCTACAACCACGGCCCTCCCCAGGAAAGGATAATATCTGGAGTTGGGGACTTGGACTTCATGCCAGTTTTTCTGTACTAATATGAAAAGCCAGCACTACAAAATCTCTACAGTTATACATTGAAATCAATATATGGCCATAACAGACGGCATAACGCTACCTCCATGCTTGGCTTTGGTAGAGTCTTATATGGACAAGAAGGCAAGGACTCCCATAAATTAGTGGCGGAATTATATTGCTCGAACAACAAGTCTGGGATGCATGGGGAGCATGATGGATGTGCAAAGTAATATAGCATCCCATATGCAGATATAACAACACCATACGGTTTAGCTGCTTTGGATGGAGAGAAGTGCTGGAGGCCTGAGCCTGAGCCTGAGTTTGTATCTGTGTCAAAAATAAACGAATTAGGGATTGTGATGGGCTTGCAAGGTGATCCGTGTCCATTTGCCATCAGATATAACTTGGAGCAGCTGCCAAATCTCACACCCTCAAACAAACAATTCTTTGGCAGATCCAAATGCTTATCAAAAAACTTAATTACTGGGACGAGTACTGGTGGAGGGGATTCAACTCGTGTACCACTCGAAGCTTTACCGGATTCTCCATGCTCAAGTTTTACTTCATATAGTGCACCATGGTATGGACCACAATAGAAACTCACCAGAACAAACATGGATTTATCTTTCCGCTGGTTTACACTCATCTCCATGGCCAAGCTGAACGTACAAGCCAAGTTCACCGTTTAAATAGAGAGACCTAAAGTAAACAAAGCAAGTCAATTGCAAGACAATCTACTTTAATATCGCTATCTACAATTAACAGTAACAAAATTGAGAGTCAAGATTTTTATTCAGGTATAACATTAAATTTTGTTATGTCACAAAGATCGTGTGACTAAAAACATGGTGTCCAGGCAGATCAAACGAACAGCTACCATTTGCCTTGCTGATAGATGTTCTTTGTACTTATAGAATTCAATCAATGGTACAAAATTGTTAATTAAATCGAACAAACAAgtgatttgttttttgttttgagtgaCATGTGATAACAGACCTATTAACTGATTATGAAGATTGTATGCTGCGATAAAATTACAGATCACAGATCGTTAAGAGAAACGATGCAGATGAAATCATTAAAACAAAAGTAATCTACCGGAAAGGGTAAACTGGCCTGAGAGTCACGCGCTTTCGATCGATCCGGAAGCAACCTAGAGGCTCTGCTAAGGAATGGATGACTATGCAGATGAGAAGACGATGATGTGTTAGGAATCGGATAGTTAAAGGCTTAATTTTTCTTCAATAGAGCAGCAGATCGAGGGACAATAgcttttatattaaaaaaaaaccctaagccGCTACTGCAAGCCgcaccaaaaccctaaaccaacGACGGCCTCTTCCTGTCCATTTTTTCACTGCAAACCTTCACAGTATGTCGTCCATTGACTATGTCACCACATCTTTTGCTGCTTCCCTGTCCCTCGCAGGCAGCGAGGTCATTTATATTTCCAAGATGGCTGGCGGATCTCAATGTCAAGTTTCACAGTCCTATCTACTAGCTAGGCCTCTGGCCGCCAAACCAGCGGCACTGAACAATCTGAGGCACTTTTTAAAGTGTGTTTGGGGTGATAGGGACTTCAAGATTCAGGACCGGACACAAAACAGATTTGTGCTGGTTTTTTATCTGCTCCCGGATAGAAACAAGGTTTTGAGAGGTTGACCATGGAGATTCAATCATGCTCCTTTTGTTCTACAAGAGTACGATGGTATTGCACCGCTGAACACGTATTTAAAGGACCGAGAGCGGTGGAAATAATGTGAAGTTGTAAGAAGCTGGGGTTTCCTGACGTACTGGCCGGGGGGAGTTATAACATTTGAATTTCTCTGACATTCTACATTTCCGAAACGGATCTTATCAAATATTTTACATTTTCTATAATCATCTCTATTTAAGGTATTCGGGGAATCCTCCTTAATAGACGAAATATTCTTATTATGTCAATGCCAATTGAATCAATGTTATTAGCCGTGGATTCGAACTTTTTGTGGATCTAAACTCACTCTACTTCTGGGTTCTCATCACTTGTGGTTTGAACATCAACGCATGTAAGGGAGGCTATATATGGCGGACAATATATGCTCTAACTTCCATGTGAAATGGAATTTGTTTAGCTTAGCTTAATTTACTTTATTTGGTCTGCTTATTTCAATTTGAATCAAAACTATTCCAAACATCAAATCAAATCATTACACACCATCTTgaacatactcaccatgaacttgagt
This portion of the Rosa chinensis cultivar Old Blush chromosome 1, RchiOBHm-V2, whole genome shotgun sequence genome encodes:
- the LOC112199944 gene encoding LOW QUALITY PROTEIN: acid beta-fructofuranosidase 1, vacuolar-like (The sequence of the model RefSeq protein was modified relative to this genomic sequence to represent the inferred CDS: deleted 3 bases in 2 codons); the protein is MDTSTSAYAPLPGEDPLFSGHPPASLRRSWKGFAVIFASVLFLLSLVGLIIHQGPQQPPDVMPDKQDEHHHPQSTTPASETTSSWEPRGKALGVSAKSNPPVSDELSYNWTNAMFSWQRTAFHFQPERNWMNDPNGPLFYKGWYHLFYQYNPDSAIWGNITWGHAVSTDLIHGYTSPSQWSPINGTMRMACGGSATLLPDGQIVMLYTGDTVDAVQVVCLAHPANLSDPLLIDWVKYSGNPVLTPPPGILTTDFRDPTTAWTGPDGKWRITIGSKVNTTGISFVYHTEDFKTYNMSKGVLHAVPGTGMWECIDFYPVVINGSKGVETSVNNPSVKHVLKASLDDTKVDHYALGTYFEENETWVPDNPALDVGIGLKYDYGRYYASKTFYDQNKERRILWGWINETDTESDDLAKGWASVQTIPRTVLFDNKTGTNLIQWPVEEIEELRLNNTDFSDVLVEAGTVVELDIGTATQLDILVEFEVEPLESSETVNSSVGCGGGAVDRGTFGPFGILVIADETLTELTPIYFNLANSTEGDVTTYFCADERRSSKAPDVFKQVYGSEVPVLDGEKHFARVLVDHSIVESFAQGGRTVITSRVYPTEAIYGAARLFLFNNATGLNVKATLKIWQLNSAFIHPFPLDQIQ